Proteins from a genomic interval of Methanospirillum lacunae:
- a CDS encoding chemotaxis protein CheW: MAIAASQQNGSGSLGTAAGNDEVQVVEFLIGEDKFAVNLFDVREIVEASKITPLPHASSYIRGIIDLRGEITTIVDLRHLLKIKKGGDNNSEDLRFIVLDESVTDGKTGVVVDEVTSVLTVSVADIDQNSHGAGDESYILGVIKKEVGERGESKKELVIWIDICGLIKQAGGISP, encoded by the coding sequence ATGGCAATTGCAGCAAGTCAGCAAAACGGTTCAGGCAGTTTAGGGACAGCTGCCGGTAACGATGAAGTACAGGTTGTTGAATTTCTTATCGGTGAAGATAAGTTCGCAGTAAACCTCTTTGATGTCAGGGAAATCGTAGAAGCGAGCAAAATAACTCCCCTTCCTCACGCATCCTCGTATATCAGGGGGATCATAGATCTGCGTGGTGAGATCACAACCATCGTTGATCTCCGCCACCTGCTCAAAATTAAAAAAGGCGGAGACAATAATAGCGAAGATCTCAGGTTTATCGTTCTTGACGAATCGGTAACAGATGGCAAAACAGGGGTTGTCGTTGATGAGGTCACTTCAGTGCTCACAGTTTCTGTTGCTGATATCGATCAGAACTCACATGGGGCAGGTGACGAGTCATATATCCTTGGTGTCATCAAGAAAGAAGTTGGAGAGAGGGGAGAGAGTAAGAAGGAACTGGTGATCTGGATCGATATCTGTGGTTTGATCAAACAGGCCGGCGGAATAAGCCCCTAA
- the uvsE gene encoding UV DNA damage repair endonuclease UvsE — protein MSTQALVHYLERQRSCRTYHMKIGYPCINRGIGCSSGRTFRLKSYSEERMISSVSDNLMCLERILAWNLEHRIRFFRITSDIIPFASHPICTYPWKEHFKDRLKEIGEFISNTGIRISMHPDQFIVLNSPNEKVVSRSIDELMYHAALLDIMNLDSTAKIQLHVGGVYGDAKAGISRFIGVYEMLDPALQKRLVVENDDQRFTATDCLEIHEETGIPILFDVFHHTCHNTGERADEMLKLTGKTWKKSDGIPMIDYSSQHLEKRVGSHIEHIDPDDFKRFLAFSSPHDIDIMLEIKDKEKSAIEAIMIAESDPRFI, from the coding sequence ATGAGTACTCAGGCTCTTGTTCATTACCTGGAAAGGCAGAGATCCTGTAGAACATACCATATGAAGATTGGATATCCCTGTATCAACAGAGGAATCGGTTGCAGTTCAGGAAGAACATTCAGGCTTAAATCATACTCTGAAGAGAGGATGATCTCTTCTGTATCAGATAACCTCATGTGTCTTGAGAGAATCCTTGCATGGAATCTGGAGCATAGGATCCGGTTTTTCAGGATCACATCAGACATTATCCCATTTGCATCACATCCAATCTGCACATATCCCTGGAAAGAGCATTTTAAGGATAGACTCAAAGAAATTGGAGAGTTCATTAGTAATACTGGAATTCGAATATCAATGCATCCGGACCAGTTTATTGTTCTAAATTCTCCTAATGAAAAGGTGGTTTCCCGTAGCATTGACGAACTAATGTATCATGCTGCTCTACTTGACATCATGAATCTGGATAGTACTGCCAAGATCCAACTCCATGTCGGTGGTGTATATGGAGATGCGAAGGCAGGAATCTCAAGATTCATCGGTGTTTATGAGATGCTTGATCCAGCTTTACAGAAACGTCTTGTTGTTGAGAACGATGATCAACGGTTTACTGCTACAGACTGTCTCGAAATACATGAAGAGACCGGCATTCCGATCCTCTTTGATGTCTTTCACCACACCTGCCACAACACCGGTGAAAGAGCAGATGAGATGCTGAAATTAACAGGCAAAACCTGGAAGAAGAGCGATGGAATACCAATGATAGATTATAGCTCACAACATCTGGAAAAACGAGTGGGGAGTCATATAGAGCATATCGATCCAGATGATTTTAAAAGATTCCTTGCATTTTCAAGTCCACATGATATCGATATTATGCTTGAGATCAAAGATAAAGAGAAGAGTGCTATTGAAGCGATAATGATAGCGGAATCAGATCCGCGGTTTATATGA
- a CDS encoding zinc ribbon domain-containing protein — protein sequence MSTIPGVCQSCGMPLMSPSDLGTESDGTPSTQYCTYCYQNGEFTDPTATVEQMSEKAGEIISKMYEMPLDKAIELSRMQIQNLVRWSGRVIPSCESCGMPLVSDHDAGTEKDGTPSTRYCTYCYQNGAFTEPDLTFETMIKKYATMFASEYGMPVNKAEQMVSQFTSTLPRWR from the coding sequence ATGAGCACTATACCCGGAGTCTGCCAGAGCTGTGGAATGCCACTTATGTCACCTTCAGATCTAGGCACTGAATCAGATGGAACACCATCAACACAGTATTGTACCTACTGCTACCAGAATGGAGAATTTACTGATCCAACCGCAACAGTAGAACAAATGTCTGAAAAAGCAGGGGAAATCATCTCAAAGATGTACGAAATGCCCCTTGATAAGGCAATAGAACTTAGCAGAATGCAGATTCAGAATCTGGTCCGCTGGAGCGGGAGAGTAATCCCATCATGCGAGAGCTGTGGAATGCCTCTTGTTTCAGATCATGATGCCGGGACTGAGAAGGATGGAACCCCAAGCACCAGGTATTGTACCTACTGTTATCAGAATGGAGCATTCACTGAACCTGACCTAACTTTTGAGACCATGATCAAAAAATATGCAACAATGTTTGCCAGTGAGTATGGCATGCCGGTCAACAAAGCAGAGCAGATGGTGAGCCAGTTCACCAGCACTCTCCCCAGATGGAGATAA
- a CDS encoding YqhA family protein: MIKKINQHIEEDFEAKVLNPIEYWLWKFRYIALLAVFFCAFASIALFIMGTMEILTPVKEIIITTPGILTNHEQISNENILKDFIGALDLYLIAVFFLIFSFGLYELIISKIDIAHDSTDDVDHPLLQISSLDELKSKIIKVIIIILIVAFFKNVISMKMLAVSDAFMLALAILALCIGSYFLTKAH; this comes from the coding sequence ATGATTAAAAAGATAAACCAGCATATCGAGGAGGATTTTGAAGCCAAGGTTCTGAACCCAATCGAGTACTGGCTATGGAAGTTCCGATATATTGCTCTACTTGCTGTTTTTTTCTGTGCGTTTGCTTCCATTGCACTTTTTATTATGGGAACAATGGAAATTCTTACTCCGGTAAAAGAGATCATCATCACGACCCCGGGTATTCTCACAAATCATGAGCAGATAAGTAATGAGAATATTTTAAAGGATTTTATCGGGGCTCTTGATCTCTATCTGATTGCGGTCTTCTTCCTGATTTTTAGTTTTGGTCTGTATGAATTAATCATTTCAAAGATTGACATCGCTCATGACTCAACTGATGATGTAGATCATCCACTCCTGCAGATATCCTCGCTTGATGAACTCAAGAGCAAGATCATCAAGGTTATCATCATCATCCTCATTGTCGCATTCTTCAAGAACGTTATCTCAATGAAGATGCTTGCGGTATCAGATGCATTCATGCTTGCTCTGGCAATTCTTGCACTTTGTATCGGCTCATACTTCCTGACAAAAGCGCATTAA
- a CDS encoding FprA family A-type flavoprotein — MKAEAYKIADGVYWVGTLDWDLRTYHGYTLDGTSYNCYLIFGEKTVLIDNVYPGQTAQMWGRIADACAREGKDLKIDIIVQNHVEKDHSGGVVEVHKRFPDAPIYCTKVCEEGLIRHYPALKDATYKNVKTGETLDIGGKTLAFVEAPLLHWPDSMFTLYAENGILFPNDAFGQHLCFADRLDTDIPEYILMDAAQKFYANLIVPLTPLFLKKATELTNLDLLSKVKMIAPSHGQIWTDPSKIINAYVGWATGTGMKNKVTVIYDTMHGSTKMLGHALAEGAMAGGCDVKVFNLHEDERSEIVKHILESKAIMVGIPTINDMPYPSIGDLLYYLKGLRFNRTGERLALTFGSMGGTGGAIKIVAEELKTAGFTVVDGMEVLYVPDENELDKAFAAGKEIAQKVKV; from the coding sequence ATGAAAGCAGAAGCATACAAGATCGCTGATGGCGTATACTGGGTCGGAACTCTTGACTGGGATCTGAGAACCTATCACGGATACACACTGGACGGAACTTCTTACAACTGTTACCTCATCTTTGGTGAGAAGACTGTCCTTATTGATAATGTCTATCCCGGCCAGACTGCACAGATGTGGGGCCGTATCGCTGATGCCTGTGCTCGTGAAGGAAAAGATCTCAAGATTGACATCATCGTACAAAACCATGTCGAGAAGGATCACTCCGGTGGTGTTGTAGAGGTACACAAACGCTTCCCTGATGCACCGATATACTGTACCAAAGTCTGCGAGGAGGGATTGATCCGCCACTATCCTGCACTCAAGGATGCTACATACAAGAACGTTAAAACCGGTGAGACACTTGATATCGGAGGCAAAACCCTGGCGTTTGTTGAAGCACCCCTCCTTCACTGGCCAGATTCCATGTTCACGCTCTATGCCGAAAATGGAATTCTTTTCCCGAATGATGCCTTTGGTCAGCATCTCTGCTTTGCAGACAGGCTTGACACTGATATCCCTGAGTACATCCTGATGGATGCAGCCCAGAAATTTTATGCAAATCTCATCGTTCCACTAACTCCGCTCTTCCTCAAGAAAGCAACTGAACTGACGAATCTTGACCTGCTCAGTAAGGTGAAAATGATTGCCCCGTCACACGGCCAGATCTGGACAGACCCCTCAAAGATCATCAACGCTTATGTCGGATGGGCAACCGGCACCGGGATGAAGAACAAGGTAACCGTCATTTATGACACGATGCATGGATCAACCAAGATGCTTGGTCATGCACTTGCAGAGGGTGCCATGGCAGGCGGTTGCGATGTTAAGGTCTTCAACCTCCATGAAGATGAACGTTCAGAGATCGTCAAGCACATCCTTGAATCTAAAGCGATCATGGTTGGTATTCCAACGATCAATGATATGCCATATCCAAGTATCGGTGATCTCCTTTACTATCTCAAAGGTCTGCGGTTCAACCGGACCGGTGAGCGGCTTGCCCTTACTTTCGGTTCAATGGGAGGAACAGGTGGGGCTATTAAGATTGTCGCAGAAGAACTCAAGACCGCAGGGTTTACTGTTGTTGATGGTATGGAAGTTCTCTATGTGCCTGATGAGAACGAACTCGATAAAGCCTTTGCGGCAGGGAAGGAGATTGCACAGAAGGTTAAGGTCTAA
- a CDS encoding cache domain-containing protein: MRGIKILLCLLIVYLLLVMAGAEQNNAVNDSRHQDMKNLIGKISDEITSGLEDVERANEKSAKTFSNGTLEGEYVSTVLNDKVSAIPFAHSSLVILPSGLVTAAAPAEYQNLVGMSLNDTAVITANKKKRPVLSDIFLLTEGFYGVSLSYPIFSPEKNYLGYTDLTFRPEEFLRQYIIPAVEQSRYDIMILQPNGLIVYETNEEEIGRDAISDPLYAEPTLHQAAINITSQRAGTSSYQFWNQNWNKKVPREAIWDTLEFDGQQWRIVVISDIGDSEPVKNLKINITTEKTEDLNSSILSLTEYMENATDYAKNHGKKEVLSVFNNQSGPFVTGDRYIFAYDMNGTALALPFQQGFIGKNRMNLTDVNGFSILPAMIDRASDGGGYLYFVYPNPAENYTPMLKLFQVKPVDDSWFIGSGIYIPQIQASISPQNLSDLNTRVKKAAMHADDIGKEKAIADFNDINGTYADGGDYIFAYGYDGTTLALPHQPELIGTNRSDYTDQFGCQIIRMEIDAAKRGGGYVYVVYGNPDTKKNELKLCYVTPAGDDWLVGSGIYTGQNLDG; encoded by the coding sequence ATGAGAGGGATTAAGATCCTCCTATGCCTGCTGATCGTCTACCTTCTGTTGGTTATGGCAGGAGCAGAGCAGAATAATGCAGTTAATGATTCAAGGCATCAGGATATGAAGAATCTTATCGGAAAAATATCTGATGAGATAACCAGCGGCCTTGAAGATGTCGAACGTGCAAATGAGAAGAGCGCTAAAACATTCTCAAACGGCACACTTGAAGGTGAGTATGTTTCAACAGTTCTGAATGACAAGGTGTCTGCAATTCCTTTCGCCCATTCATCACTCGTGATTTTACCTTCAGGACTGGTCACAGCTGCAGCACCGGCTGAGTACCAGAATCTTGTGGGTATGTCTCTAAATGATACTGCAGTTATAACAGCAAATAAAAAGAAGAGGCCGGTACTTAGTGACATATTCCTTCTCACAGAGGGATTTTATGGAGTATCACTCAGTTATCCAATCTTTTCACCAGAGAAGAATTACCTGGGATATACTGATCTAACATTCAGACCTGAAGAATTTCTCAGGCAGTACATCATTCCTGCGGTAGAGCAGAGCAGGTATGATATCATGATCCTTCAGCCAAACGGACTCATTGTATACGAAACCAATGAGGAAGAGATCGGGCGTGATGCAATTTCTGATCCTCTGTACGCTGAACCAACTCTTCACCAGGCTGCAATTAATATCACATCACAGAGAGCAGGCACATCTTCATATCAGTTCTGGAACCAGAACTGGAATAAAAAAGTCCCACGGGAAGCGATCTGGGATACCCTTGAATTTGATGGACAGCAATGGAGAATCGTTGTAATCAGTGATATTGGTGATTCTGAACCTGTCAAAAATCTTAAGATTAATATCACGACAGAAAAAACCGAGGACCTGAACAGTTCAATTCTCTCACTCACCGAATATATGGAAAATGCAACAGATTATGCTAAAAATCATGGAAAGAAGGAAGTTCTATCTGTATTTAATAACCAGTCAGGGCCGTTCGTAACAGGAGATCGGTACATCTTTGCATATGACATGAATGGTACAGCCCTTGCTCTTCCTTTTCAGCAGGGATTTATCGGGAAGAACCGGATGAACCTCACCGATGTAAATGGATTTTCGATCCTTCCTGCAATGATTGATCGTGCCAGTGATGGTGGCGGTTATCTCTACTTTGTGTATCCGAATCCTGCAGAAAATTACACCCCGATGCTGAAACTTTTCCAGGTGAAACCCGTTGATGACAGCTGGTTTATCGGATCAGGGATCTATATACCCCAGATTCAGGCCTCAATATCACCACAAAACCTTAGTGACCTCAATACGCGGGTAAAAAAAGCTGCAATGCATGCAGATGATATCGGAAAAGAGAAGGCAATTGCTGATTTCAATGATATTAACGGTACATATGCTGACGGAGGAGACTATATATTTGCATATGGGTACGACGGGACAACTCTTGCTCTTCCACACCAGCCAGAATTGATAGGAACAAACCGGTCAGATTACACCGATCAGTTTGGATGTCAGATCATCAGAATGGAAATAGATGCAGCAAAGAGGGGCGGAGGATATGTGTACGTGGTATATGGAAACCCGGACACTAAAAAGAACGAATTAAAACTCTGCTATGTCACTCCTGCCGGAGATGATTGGTTAGTTGGCTCAGGGATTTACACAGGACAGAACCTGGACGGGTAA
- a CDS encoding methyl-accepting chemotaxis protein, which produces MNESNDDTGQRGEIERMRQEIEELKSHKDESEFIFTQNPNPILIWNSELKVIDVNDAFIKATGWSREKSISATLHDFIYLDKKGEGLAETLKDRKAKIGEATFQFPSGIVTWIRHTIPILDNSGNIDKILAVYNDITEIKKIQQQADSIIDQNPLPILQFNSAFEIQHANVAFTELSGFTKEQLLRMKISDINVISLSGTGSKSAIQEKKRGKAELVVDFPSGRKELVGNTIPLIDQKGDVTSAFGVYIDVTEERKHTRENQILQRRSETIIFDNPFPFILWNPDLKVVEMNPAALKLMGFDKRDIGTITIKDFQYVKQSGDSVSDTFRTKKPSQGEATIRFPSGEKTVERHNIPLIDEEGTVYNVLTVYNDITHQKHAIDEIIQVALAAEKGDLTSRTHQDHYTGDYFEIARGINQVLDTVVTPFQVFSKKVGEISAATEELTASAKEVTNGTNLLAESSNIVGHNAEQGEDGVKQILNAMEDLNRTVSDIAVRSESVARLATDADEKSQLGVDLAKKAEEVMVGISKNSSQVELIFQDIKAQMDQIGKIVNVITDIANQTNLLALNAAIEAARAGEAGRGFAVVAAEVKSLAQDSRKSAENIADMIRSLQDKSVKAAEAVTEAGAIVKEGDVALAETLNAFKVIAESVADISTNVTGVAATSEEQAASVEEITASINELASLLQETTRQAVDSAAATEEASSSIAQIEKVISEVSSNIEQVARELARFQV; this is translated from the coding sequence GTGAACGAATCGAACGATGATACAGGTCAGAGAGGTGAGATAGAGAGGATGAGACAGGAGATAGAGGAACTTAAATCTCATAAGGATGAGTCAGAATTTATCTTCACTCAAAATCCAAATCCCATACTCATCTGGAACAGTGAACTGAAAGTCATTGACGTGAATGATGCATTTATCAAAGCTACCGGGTGGAGTAGAGAGAAGAGTATCTCTGCAACTCTTCACGATTTTATTTACCTTGATAAGAAAGGGGAAGGACTCGCAGAGACCCTCAAAGACAGGAAGGCGAAAATTGGAGAGGCAACCTTTCAGTTTCCTTCAGGAATTGTCACCTGGATCAGACATACAATACCGATTCTGGACAATTCAGGAAATATAGATAAGATACTCGCTGTGTATAACGATATTACCGAGATAAAAAAAATACAGCAGCAGGCAGATTCTATTATTGATCAGAACCCGCTTCCGATCCTCCAGTTCAACTCAGCATTTGAGATACAGCATGCAAATGTTGCATTCACCGAACTCTCCGGTTTTACAAAAGAACAGTTACTCAGGATGAAGATATCAGATATAAATGTCATCAGTTTATCCGGAACTGGATCAAAATCAGCAATTCAGGAGAAGAAGAGGGGAAAGGCAGAGTTAGTCGTTGACTTTCCAAGTGGCAGGAAAGAACTTGTTGGAAATACGATTCCACTCATCGACCAAAAAGGGGATGTAACATCTGCCTTTGGTGTTTACATTGACGTAACCGAGGAGCGTAAACATACACGTGAGAACCAGATCCTGCAACGTCGTTCAGAAACTATTATTTTTGACAATCCATTTCCCTTCATCCTGTGGAATCCGGATCTGAAAGTTGTGGAGATGAACCCGGCCGCTTTAAAACTCATGGGTTTTGATAAACGTGATATTGGGACAATCACCATCAAAGATTTCCAATATGTGAAACAATCAGGGGACAGTGTTTCAGATACCTTCAGGACAAAAAAACCCAGTCAGGGAGAGGCCACAATAAGATTTCCTTCTGGCGAGAAGACTGTTGAGAGGCATAATATTCCACTTATTGATGAGGAGGGAACAGTATACAACGTTCTGACCGTGTACAATGATATTACACATCAGAAACATGCAATTGATGAGATTATTCAGGTTGCCCTTGCAGCAGAAAAAGGAGATCTAACCTCAAGAACTCATCAGGATCATTATACTGGTGATTATTTCGAGATAGCACGAGGCATAAACCAGGTACTTGATACTGTTGTAACACCGTTCCAGGTTTTTAGCAAGAAGGTCGGGGAGATATCTGCTGCGACAGAAGAACTCACAGCAAGTGCAAAGGAAGTAACTAATGGAACAAATCTCCTGGCCGAGAGTTCGAATATCGTCGGACACAACGCAGAACAGGGAGAAGACGGGGTGAAACAGATCCTGAATGCCATGGAGGATCTAAACCGGACCGTATCAGACATTGCTGTCCGAAGTGAGTCTGTTGCCAGACTCGCAACCGATGCTGATGAGAAGAGCCAACTTGGAGTAGATCTCGCAAAAAAGGCTGAAGAGGTGATGGTTGGGATATCTAAAAACTCAAGTCAGGTTGAACTTATCTTTCAGGATATCAAGGCACAGATGGATCAGATCGGCAAGATCGTGAATGTTATCACAGATATTGCAAACCAGACAAACCTCCTTGCTCTTAATGCAGCAATCGAAGCTGCACGTGCTGGTGAAGCTGGCCGGGGATTTGCGGTGGTTGCAGCAGAGGTCAAATCACTAGCACAGGACTCGCGGAAATCTGCTGAGAACATTGCAGACATGATCAGATCCCTGCAAGATAAGTCTGTAAAGGCTGCAGAAGCGGTAACTGAAGCAGGAGCCATCGTCAAAGAAGGAGATGTAGCCCTTGCAGAGACATTGAATGCCTTTAAGGTGATCGCTGAATCGGTTGCAGATATCTCAACAAATGTAACAGGGGTTGCTGCAACATCTGAAGAACAGGCTGCGTCGGTTGAAGAGATTACAGCCAGTATTAACGAACTTGCCTCCTTGCTTCAGGAGACTACCAGACAGGCAGTAGACTCTGCAGCAGCAACAGAGGAGGCATCTTCATCTATTGCACAGATCGAAAAAGTAATATCTGAAGTGTCATCCAATATCGAACAGGTAGCCAGAGAACTAGCACGGTTTCAGGTCTAA
- the ftsA gene encoding coenzyme F390 synthetase, which produces MGINGYYRESVETMDRGSLDELIEERLHYTVMYANEHSPFYRKWFKTHHIDPDSIRCHEDLLSLPIISGADIRTHQPPNQNEFGFKSVSWDSVFTVHETSGTSGVPKSYFLTWNDWQRFAEKYARSFVSQGIGPGDRIIICASYGMNVGANTMTLAARDIGFTIIPTGKCTFPLRVITNYHPTGIVGSVFKFLRLADKMKAEGIRPEESGIQRLIIGGEAYAEESKAYLRDLWGCDVYNTYGSTEGTMCGECTARQGLHVPEDLVHMDIYDDRMKNFVKDGECGRIVLTTLIPEGELCGTILLNYDTEDTTVIISRDTCACGRTHMRIYSPQREAETFWIQGAPLNRVDIERGVFQRENMEYLTGEYESFIYFDEEHDTTLLRVNVESKHPEKPEHDLISENFIKSFFAGKPGLINPYQEGLLSIACHITPPGGLESAALSGRPKRLVDRR; this is translated from the coding sequence ATGGGAATAAATGGCTATTACCGCGAGTCTGTGGAGACGATGGACCGGGGGAGTCTTGATGAACTGATCGAAGAGAGGCTCCATTATACGGTTATGTATGCAAATGAACACTCTCCATTCTACCGGAAATGGTTCAAAACCCATCATATCGATCCGGATTCCATCAGGTGCCATGAAGATCTCCTCTCACTTCCTATAATATCTGGAGCAGACATAAGGACCCATCAGCCCCCCAATCAAAATGAGTTTGGATTTAAAAGTGTATCCTGGGATAGTGTCTTTACCGTTCATGAAACAAGTGGCACGAGCGGGGTACCAAAAAGTTACTTTCTTACATGGAATGACTGGCAACGATTTGCGGAAAAATATGCCCGGTCATTTGTATCCCAGGGAATAGGTCCCGGTGACAGGATCATTATCTGTGCATCATATGGGATGAATGTGGGTGCCAATACCATGACACTTGCAGCACGTGATATTGGTTTTACAATTATCCCGACAGGAAAGTGCACCTTCCCACTTAGGGTTATCACAAACTATCATCCAACAGGAATTGTCGGTAGTGTTTTCAAATTTTTACGGCTTGCAGACAAGATGAAAGCTGAAGGGATCAGACCTGAAGAGTCAGGAATTCAGAGACTGATCATCGGCGGCGAGGCGTATGCTGAAGAATCAAAGGCATATCTCCGGGATCTGTGGGGGTGTGATGTATACAACACCTATGGCAGCACAGAAGGCACGATGTGTGGTGAATGTACTGCCCGGCAGGGTCTGCATGTTCCAGAAGACCTGGTACACATGGACATATACGATGACAGGATGAAAAATTTTGTTAAAGATGGTGAATGTGGGCGGATTGTTCTGACAACCCTTATTCCTGAAGGCGAATTATGTGGGACGATCCTGTTGAACTATGATACTGAAGATACCACTGTTATAATATCCCGGGATACCTGTGCCTGTGGCAGAACTCACATGAGGATATATAGCCCGCAGCGTGAAGCTGAAACCTTCTGGATCCAGGGTGCCCCGTTGAACCGGGTTGATATTGAACGTGGAGTTTTTCAAAGGGAGAATATGGAGTATCTCACCGGAGAGTATGAATCGTTTATTTATTTTGATGAGGAGCATGATACGACTCTGCTACGGGTGAATGTGGAGAGTAAACATCCCGAAAAACCTGAGCACGATCTGATCTCTGAAAATTTTATCAAATCATTTTTCGCTGGAAAACCCGGGCTTATTAATCCGTATCAGGAAGGCCTGTTATCGATAGCATGCCACATCACCCCTCCGGGTGGGCTTGAGTCAGCTGCACTATCCGGGCGTCCTAAGCGGCTTGTAGACCGGAGATAA
- a CDS encoding V4R domain-containing protein produces MRTSIKVVIKSVYVNQAGAIEDHERDGEVTLFSTKTSVIAIDSLIKRRILKIIADGEISFDEIVSLTGKAKSTISVHLRDLETAGLISSRPDPVDHRKRLISMNSEPIGQLTNADRKTAQKHIHEEEGTLPFTEGDIASFFSYTLRVFRTEAMNLGMNIDPILKRSGLRIGRALAPLVADETVAGKVSKMSAFWQSYGLGTITLVSEHPLTLRVEGCFECQDLPITGHGSCAFDIGVLSSLFSEEFMQNPQVVEVECYSTGFDHCTFIITRGDHPEFNTVA; encoded by the coding sequence ATGCGAACGAGTATAAAGGTTGTGATCAAATCTGTGTATGTGAACCAGGCAGGAGCCATTGAAGATCATGAAAGGGATGGCGAGGTCACCCTCTTCTCAACAAAAACAAGTGTTATTGCAATAGACAGTCTGATCAAGCGCCGGATTTTAAAGATCATTGCTGATGGCGAGATCTCATTTGACGAGATAGTCTCGCTAACCGGTAAGGCGAAATCCACAATATCAGTTCACCTTAGGGACCTGGAAACTGCAGGCCTTATCTCCTCCAGGCCTGATCCGGTAGACCACCGTAAAAGGCTCATTTCGATGAACTCAGAACCAATCGGACAACTAACTAATGCAGACAGGAAAACTGCGCAGAAACATATCCATGAAGAGGAAGGTACGCTTCCTTTCACCGAAGGAGACATCGCATCCTTTTTCAGTTATACACTTCGCGTTTTCAGAACCGAGGCTATGAACCTTGGAATGAACATCGATCCAATCCTGAAGAGGTCTGGTCTTCGAATCGGCAGGGCTCTTGCCCCTCTGGTTGCTGATGAGACAGTTGCCGGAAAGGTTTCAAAAATGAGTGCCTTCTGGCAGTCATACGGACTTGGAACGATCACTCTAGTTTCTGAACACCCGCTGACTCTCCGGGTGGAGGGATGCTTCGAATGCCAGGACCTGCCAATTACCGGACATGGTTCTTGTGCATTTGATATAGGTGTCCTATCATCCTTGTTTTCAGAAGAGTTTATGCAAAACCCACAAGTTGTTGAAGTCGAATGTTATTCAACCGGTTTTGACCACTGCACATTTATCATTACCCGCGGAGATCATCCAGAATTCAACACGGTTGCCTAG
- a CDS encoding VOC family protein — MVLICKDMDISRTFYQELFDLTIELEIEGLTTFIGGISLWDRAFASGLLYKGAGISEPPERPAQEIYFDTDEIDAFFNKITSRGVRLLHPIENTPWQQRTVRFFDPDDHLIEVGESMEEVIRRIAREGHTPEEVADLTFMPVEIIREVLKQN, encoded by the coding sequence GTGGTTTTAATCTGTAAGGACATGGATATTAGCCGCACATTTTACCAGGAACTCTTTGATCTTACTATAGAACTCGAGATCGAGGGATTAACAACCTTCATTGGAGGAATATCACTCTGGGACCGGGCGTTTGCATCAGGACTCCTGTACAAAGGAGCAGGGATCTCAGAGCCACCAGAGAGGCCGGCTCAGGAGATCTACTTTGATACCGATGAGATCGATGCCTTCTTCAATAAAATAACAAGCAGAGGAGTAAGACTGCTCCACCCGATCGAGAATACTCCCTGGCAGCAGAGAACTGTGCGGTTCTTTGATCCTGATGATCATCTGATCGAGGTTGGAGAGTCCATGGAAGAGGTGATCAGAAGAATTGCACGGGAAGGACACACACCTGAAGAGGTTGCTGACCTGACATTTATGCCTGTCGAGATAATTAGGGAAGTTCTAAAGCAGAATTGA